A window of the Phragmites australis chromosome 20, lpPhrAust1.1, whole genome shotgun sequence genome harbors these coding sequences:
- the LOC133901149 gene encoding fasciclin-like arabinogalactan protein 7: MMGFKAAIFTTAVLAVLLSAPALAQKSSPPAPAPVSLPPTPAPAPAPHYVDLAQLLSVAGPFHTFLNYLEKTNVIETFQSQANKTDEGITIFVPKDSAFALLKKSTFSNLTADQLKTLLLYHALPKFYSLAEFKNLSALNPVNTFAGSPYTLNLTDDMGSIYVQSMWSNPKIASSVYATDPVAIYALNKVLLPMQIFSKDPPLAPAPAPAPESGASDAPSPSAGKGGGLTGKGDSTSAAYNAGASVANCLLLAATGFLMLLS; the protein is encoded by the coding sequence ATGATGGGGTTCAAAGCTGCCATTTTTACCACGGCCGTACTGGCCGTTCTCCTCTCCGCCCCAGCATTGGCTCAGAAGAGTAGCCCACCCGCGCCGGCGCCAGTGTCACTGCCCCCGAcccccgcgccggcgccggcgccgcacTACGTGGACCTCGCCCAGCTCCTCAGCGTGGCCGGCCCGTTCCACACGTTCCTCAACTACCTGGAGAAGACCAACGTGATCGAGACCTTCCAGAGCCAGGCCAACAAGACCGACGAGGGCATCACCATCTTCGTCCCCAAGGACTCGGCGTTCGCCTTGCTCAAGAAGTCCACCTTCTCCAACCTCACCGCCGACCAGCTCAAGACGCTGCTCCTGTACCACGCGCTCCCCAAGTTCTACTCTCTGGCCGAGTTCAAGAACCTGAGCGCGCTCAACCCGGTGAACACCTTCGCCGGCTCGCCGTACACGCTCAACCTCACCGACGACATGGGCAGCATCTACGTGCAGTCCATGTGGTCCAACCCCAAGATCGCCAGCAGCGTTTACGCCACCGACCCCGTCGCGATCTACGCGCTCAACAAGGTGCTCCTGCCCATGCAGATCTTCAGCAAGGACCCGCCGCTCGCGCCGGCGCCCGCACCCGCGCCGGAGTCCGGGGCGTCCGATGCTCCCAGTCCTTCGGCCGGCAAAGGAGGCGGACTAACCGGAAAGGGTGACTCGACGAGCGCCGCGTACAACGCCGGCGCCAGCGTTGCGAATTGCTTGCTGCTAGCTGCCACAGGATTCTTGATGCTCCTGTCGTGA